One genomic segment of Panicum virgatum strain AP13 chromosome 2N, P.virgatum_v5, whole genome shotgun sequence includes these proteins:
- the LOC120659895 gene encoding probable indole-3-pyruvate monooxygenase YUCCA9 isoform X1 has product MAAAAAASRVVWVNGPIVVGAGPAGLSVAACLRARGVPSVVLDRADCVASLWQRRTYDRLRLHLPRHFCELPGMPFPDHYPEYPTKRQFVDYLEAYAARAGVEPRFNQAVTSARYDAAAGLWRVRAEDAGDAAAPATEYIGRWLVVATGENAERIVPEFDGAEDFGGPVSHVSEYKSGEAYRGKRVLVVGCGNSGMEVCLDLCDHNALPALVVRDSKVHVLPREMFGVATFSVAVFLLRFLPLWLVDRILVLLARVFLGNLDKLGIRRPSGGPLELKNTRGRTPVLDIGALDRIRSGDIEVVPGIKRFVRGGAELVDGRRVAADAVILATGYHSNVPQWLKGSDFFTQEGYPRVPFPDGWKGESGLYSVGFTRRGLSGVSSDAIKVAQDIAMAWEQQTSTL; this is encoded by the exons atggcagcagcggcggcggcgagccgggtGGTGTGGGTGAACGGGCCGATCGTGGTGGGCGCGGGGCCGGCGGGGCTGTCGGTGGCGGCGTGCCTGCGGGCGCGCGGGGTGCCGTCGGTGGTGCTGGACCGCGCCGACTGCGTCGCCTCGCTGTGGCAGCGGCGCACCTAcgaccgcctccgcctccacctgcCGCGCCACTTCTGCGAGCTCCCCGGGATGCCCTTCCCGGACCACTACCCGGAGTACCCCACCAAGCGCCAGTTCGTCGACTACCTCGAGGCCTACGCGGCGCGCGCCGGCGTCGAGCCGCGCTTCAACCAGGCCGTCACGTCGGCGCGCTACGACGCCGCGGCGGGGCTGTGGCGGGTGCGCGCCGAggacgccggcgacgccgccgcccccgccaccgAGTACATCGGCCGCTGGCTCGTCGTCGCCACCGGCGAGAACGCCGAGCGCATCGTCCCCGAGTTCGACGGCGCCGAGGACTTCGGCGGGCCCGTCTCCCACGTCTCCGAGTACAAGTCCGGCGAGGCCTACCGCGGCAAGCGCGTCCTCGTCGTCGGCTGCGGCAACTCCGGTATGGAGGTCTGCCTCGACCTCTGCGACCACAATGCCCTCCCCGCCTTGGTCGTCAGGGACTCC AAGGTGCACGTCCTGCCGCGGGAGATGTTCGGCGTCGCGACCTTCTCCGTcgccgtcttcctcctccgcttCCTGCCGCTCTGGCTGGTGGACAGgatcctcgtcctcctcgcgcGGGTCTTCCTCGGTAACCTGGACAAGCTCGGCATCCGGCGCCCGTCGGGGGGCCCGCTGGAGCTCAAGAACACCAGGGGCAGGACGCCGGTGCTCGACATCGGCGCGCTCGACAGGATCCGCTCCGGCGACATCGAGGTCGTGCCGGGGATCAAAAGGTTCGTCCGCGGAGGCGCCGAGCTCGTCGacggccgccgcgtcgccgccgacgcggTCATCCTCGCCACCGGCTACCACAGCAACGTCCCTCAGTGGCTCAAG GGAAGTGACTTCTTCACCCAGGAAGGGTACCCCCGGGTGCCGTTCCCTGACGGCTGGAAGGGGGAGTCAGGGCTCTACTCTGTTGGCTTCACCAGGAGAGGCCTCTCCGGGGTCTCCTCCGACGCCATCAAGGTTGCGCAGGACATCGCCATGGCATGGGAGCAGCAAACCTCCACACTATGA
- the LOC120659895 gene encoding probable indole-3-pyruvate monooxygenase YUCCA9 isoform X2, producing MAAAAAASRVVWVNGPIVVGAGPAGLSVAACLRARGVPSVVLDRADCVASLWQRRTYDRLRLHLPRHFCELPGMPFPDHYPEYPTKRQFVDYLEAYAARAGVEPRFNQAVTSARYDAAAGLWRVRAEDAGDAAAPATEYIGRWLVVATGENAERIVPEFDGAEDFGGPVSHVSEYKSGEAYRGKRVLVVGCGNSGMEVCLDLCDHNALPALVVRDSVHVLPREMFGVATFSVAVFLLRFLPLWLVDRILVLLARVFLGNLDKLGIRRPSGGPLELKNTRGRTPVLDIGALDRIRSGDIEVVPGIKRFVRGGAELVDGRRVAADAVILATGYHSNVPQWLKGSDFFTQEGYPRVPFPDGWKGESGLYSVGFTRRGLSGVSSDAIKVAQDIAMAWEQQTSTL from the exons atggcagcagcggcggcggcgagccgggtGGTGTGGGTGAACGGGCCGATCGTGGTGGGCGCGGGGCCGGCGGGGCTGTCGGTGGCGGCGTGCCTGCGGGCGCGCGGGGTGCCGTCGGTGGTGCTGGACCGCGCCGACTGCGTCGCCTCGCTGTGGCAGCGGCGCACCTAcgaccgcctccgcctccacctgcCGCGCCACTTCTGCGAGCTCCCCGGGATGCCCTTCCCGGACCACTACCCGGAGTACCCCACCAAGCGCCAGTTCGTCGACTACCTCGAGGCCTACGCGGCGCGCGCCGGCGTCGAGCCGCGCTTCAACCAGGCCGTCACGTCGGCGCGCTACGACGCCGCGGCGGGGCTGTGGCGGGTGCGCGCCGAggacgccggcgacgccgccgcccccgccaccgAGTACATCGGCCGCTGGCTCGTCGTCGCCACCGGCGAGAACGCCGAGCGCATCGTCCCCGAGTTCGACGGCGCCGAGGACTTCGGCGGGCCCGTCTCCCACGTCTCCGAGTACAAGTCCGGCGAGGCCTACCGCGGCAAGCGCGTCCTCGTCGTCGGCTGCGGCAACTCCGGTATGGAGGTCTGCCTCGACCTCTGCGACCACAATGCCCTCCCCGCCTTGGTCGTCAGGGACTCC GTGCACGTCCTGCCGCGGGAGATGTTCGGCGTCGCGACCTTCTCCGTcgccgtcttcctcctccgcttCCTGCCGCTCTGGCTGGTGGACAGgatcctcgtcctcctcgcgcGGGTCTTCCTCGGTAACCTGGACAAGCTCGGCATCCGGCGCCCGTCGGGGGGCCCGCTGGAGCTCAAGAACACCAGGGGCAGGACGCCGGTGCTCGACATCGGCGCGCTCGACAGGATCCGCTCCGGCGACATCGAGGTCGTGCCGGGGATCAAAAGGTTCGTCCGCGGAGGCGCCGAGCTCGTCGacggccgccgcgtcgccgccgacgcggTCATCCTCGCCACCGGCTACCACAGCAACGTCCCTCAGTGGCTCAAG GGAAGTGACTTCTTCACCCAGGAAGGGTACCCCCGGGTGCCGTTCCCTGACGGCTGGAAGGGGGAGTCAGGGCTCTACTCTGTTGGCTTCACCAGGAGAGGCCTCTCCGGGGTCTCCTCCGACGCCATCAAGGTTGCGCAGGACATCGCCATGGCATGGGAGCAGCAAACCTCCACACTATGA
- the LOC120659894 gene encoding pentatricopeptide repeat-containing protein At3g46790, chloroplastic-like, producing MRPLPASVASRLAGVLADPAGVPLPVFNSLLSALAASADPSHAHLPLHLFRRRLLPCRRPDAFTLSALTSSLPSAAADALHALALRLGLLHADPVLANSFLRLYLRPPSPRPGLARRLFDEMPARTASSYNTLISHSSLPGAAVEGVWGLVRRMVADGCAPDRFTVSAVLPTCPSASRGRELHCYAVRSGMFGAGDFHVSSGLVSMYCRVGNPELAHAVLNGMEQRNVVSWTAMVGGYTENEMFEGAMDAFRAMWLIDGILPNKIALISVLSAVEALSALKEGKQVHGFAVRMAMYGEVSLSNALIDTYAKCGALHYARRFFDDTSWCKDVISWGAMILGYGIHGMGVEAVVLFDQMLASGIKPDKIVGLVVLSACCRAGLVLKGLDIYNSLVKDHGVQPTEEMCACVVDLLGRSGNVDHALDFMKSMSVEPGPSVWGALLDASGTHSNKEIQDLASKSLLRLGEGKPSNLVAVSNVNASSEMWNVVERVRNTINQGSLKKKTGRSW from the coding sequence ATGCGCCCGCTCCCGGCGTCCGTGGCGTCCCGGCTGGCCGGCGTGCTCGCGGACCCGGCCGGCGTCCCGCTGCCCGTCTTCAACTCCCTCctctccgcgctcgccgcctccGCGGATCCCTCGCACGCGCACCTCCCGCTCCacctcttccgccgccgcctcctcccgtgccgccgccccgaCGCGTTCACCCTCTCCGCCCtcacctcctccctcccctccgccgcAGCCGACGCCCTCCACGCCCTCGcgctccgcctcggcctcctccacgcCGACCCCGTCCTCGCCAACTCCTTCCTCCGTCTCTACCTCCGCCCGCCCAGCCCCCGCCCGGGCCTTGCGCGCCGCCTGTTCGACGAAATGCCCGCGCGGACCGCGTCCTCCTACAACACCCTCATCTCGCACTCGAGCTTGCCTGGCGCCGCGGTTGAGGGCGTGTGGGGCCTCGTCCGCCGGATGGTCGCGGATGGGTGCGCGCCCGACCGGTTCACGGTCTCTGCTGTGCTGCCCACCTGCCCGTCCGCCAGTCGGGGCAGGGAGCTGCATTGCTACGCCGTGAGGTCTGGGATGTTCGGGGCGGGCGATTTCCATGTCAGCAGCGGCCTCGTGTCCATGTACTGCAGGGTTGGCAACCCGGAACTTGCGCACGCAGTTCTCAACGGGATGGAGCAGAGGAACGTTGTTTCCTGGACCGCCATGGTGGGAGGGTACACGGAGAATGAAATGTTTGAGGGCGCCATGGATGCTTTCCGTGCAATGTGGCTGATCGATGGCATCCTACCAAATAAGATCGCATTGATTAGCGTGCTATCGGCCGTTGAGGCCCTCTCGGCCTTAAAAGAGGGGAAGCAGGTGCATGGTTTCGCGGTGAGGATGGCAATGTATGGGGAGGTGTCACTGAGCAATGCTTTGATTGATACCTACGCAAAGTGTGGGGCCTTACATTATGCAAGGCGGTTCTTTGATGATACCAGCTGGTGCAAAGATGTCATCTCATGGGGTGCAATGATTTTGGGTTATGGCATTCATGGTATGGGTGTGGAAGCAGTTGTTTTGTTCGACCAAATGCTTGCCTCTGGGATTAAACCTGACAAGATAGTTGGCCTGGTTGTTCTTTCAGCGTGTTGCCGTGCGGGATTGGTGTTGAAGGGCCTTGATATATACAACTCCCTGGTAAAGGATCATGGGGTTCAACCCACTGAGGAGATGTGTGCGTGCGTTGTTGATTTACTTGGTCGATCTGGGAATGTTGACCATGCCTTGGATTTTATGAAGTCAATGAGTGTAGAACCAGGCCCTAGTGTCTGGGGAGCTCTTCTGGATGCCTCTGGAACACACAGCAACAAAGAAATTCAAGATTTGGCCTCCAAATCTCTTCTTAGATTGGGAGAAGGGAAACCATCAAATCTTGTTGCAGTTTCTAATGTCAATGCCTCTTCAGAAATGTGGAATGTTGTTGAACGAGTAAGAAATACAATTAATCAGGGGTCATTGAAGAAGAAAACTGGTCGTAGCTGGTAA